One Clostridium estertheticum DNA segment encodes these proteins:
- a CDS encoding trans-4-hydroxy-L-proline dehydratase activase, translating into MTSATIINIQKYSIHDGPGIRTTVFFKGCPLNCWWCHNPESQNPSPEIMFFKEKCTGCGSCFKRCPAKAIEFVDRYPLTYESKCTLCGKCSDFCLSNARELVGKAITVKDLMSEIIKDEVFYEESNGGVTFSGGEPLMHADYLYNVLKICNDKGIHTTVDTSGYAAWEQFEKIVDKVDLFLFDIKHMNNEKHLKYTGVGNIVILENLKKLSQKGSNIYIRLPLIAGINDSYENIDDTVNFLSKLNIIHVNLLPYHKMGMDKYRRLNMEYKLSGMEKPRDEVIDKIAEKFRKAGIKIIIGG; encoded by the coding sequence TTGACATCAGCTACTATTATAAATATTCAAAAGTATTCAATTCATGATGGTCCTGGAATTCGTACCACAGTTTTTTTTAAAGGATGCCCACTAAATTGCTGGTGGTGCCATAACCCAGAAAGTCAAAATCCAAGCCCTGAAATCATGTTTTTCAAGGAAAAATGTACAGGGTGTGGCTCATGTTTCAAAAGGTGTCCAGCAAAAGCAATAGAATTCGTAGATAGATATCCTTTAACTTATGAATCCAAATGTACTCTTTGCGGAAAGTGTAGTGATTTTTGTCTAAGCAACGCCCGCGAACTTGTAGGCAAAGCTATAACAGTTAAAGACTTGATGAGTGAAATAATTAAAGATGAAGTATTTTATGAAGAATCAAATGGTGGAGTAACATTTTCTGGTGGGGAACCTTTGATGCATGCAGATTATTTATACAATGTGCTTAAAATCTGCAATGACAAAGGTATTCACACAACAGTTGACACCAGTGGCTATGCTGCTTGGGAACAATTCGAAAAAATAGTTGATAAGGTAGACCTTTTTCTATTTGATATTAAACATATGAATAATGAAAAACATCTTAAGTACACGGGAGTTGGAAATATTGTTATTTTAGAAAATCTAAAAAAACTTTCTCAAAAGGGTAGCAATATTTATATACGACTACCATTAATTGCTGGTATAAATGATTCTTATGAAAATATTGACGATACAGTTAATTTCCTATCTAAACTAAATATAATACATGTAAATTTATTGCCTTATCATAAGATGGGAATGGACAAATATAGAAGACTTAATATGGAATATAAATTATCAGGCATGGAAAAACCAAGAGACGAAGTTATAGACAAAATTGCAGAAAAATTTAGAAAAGCTGGAATAAAAATTATAATTGGGGGTTAG
- a CDS encoding helix-turn-helix domain-containing protein: MNLDVGKKIKDLRTKNQLTLKDLSAKTSLSIGYLSQLERGLTTVAIDSLMNIAKALEVTLSYFLAEPKHKKDFIIRSYEREVFQVENNQIIQIQLTNDIENKDLLPRIFEILPTNSTEEVTLYPHIGEEFVYVLEGILTLLINNERHELFPGDSAHYNSNVQHNWANNTNRTVKILTVHTPNLFKK, encoded by the coding sequence ATGAATTTAGACGTTGGTAAAAAAATAAAAGATTTAAGAACCAAAAACCAATTAACCTTAAAGGATTTAAGTGCAAAAACTAGTTTATCCATTGGCTATTTATCACAGCTGGAAAGAGGTTTAACAACTGTAGCCATTGATTCCCTAATGAATATTGCTAAAGCCTTGGAAGTTACCTTATCCTATTTTCTAGCTGAGCCAAAGCATAAAAAGGATTTTATTATTCGTAGTTATGAAAGAGAAGTGTTTCAAGTAGAAAATAACCAAATTATACAAATTCAATTAACAAACGATATTGAAAACAAGGATTTACTTCCAAGAATTTTTGAAATACTTCCAACTAACAGTACTGAGGAAGTAACACTATATCCACACATTGGCGAAGAATTTGTATATGTTCTAGAAGGAATTTTAACACTATTAATTAACAATGAAAGACACGAACTATTTCCTGGTGACAGTGCCCATTACAACTCGAATGTCCAACATAACTGGGCAAACAATACCAATAGAACTGTAAAAATATTAACAGTACACACTCCAAATCTTTTCAAAAAATAA
- a CDS encoding TrmB family transcriptional regulator translates to MEKVILLLKSLELNDSEAKVYVELLKNGPSTGYQISKISGVARSKVYAILENLVRKNFSICSKSENPKYYTCIPVKELISKKKDNYNSLLEEIESELLEYDKSINMDFIWHIKGYNNIFDKCREIIKNTKNELFIQIWQDDIDEIFEGLKLLESNKIDPLVILYSAEHKYDVDLNILYKHGFESEKLKDIPGRWVTIVSDSNEVLFGCIENNKICEVIWTQNYAMVFMAKEYVKHDAYCLKLIKSVHNSDNEELKKSVGNIRDIFEKI, encoded by the coding sequence ATGGAGAAAGTAATTTTACTTTTAAAGTCGCTTGAATTAAATGATTCTGAAGCAAAAGTTTATGTAGAGCTCCTAAAGAATGGTCCTTCAACGGGTTATCAAATTAGCAAAATCTCTGGGGTGGCACGTTCGAAAGTATATGCAATACTCGAAAACTTGGTTCGGAAGAATTTTTCAATTTGCTCAAAATCTGAAAATCCTAAATATTACACCTGTATTCCTGTAAAGGAACTCATATCAAAAAAGAAAGATAACTATAATTCCTTACTTGAAGAAATAGAAAGTGAACTTTTAGAATATGATAAAAGCATAAATATGGATTTTATTTGGCATATAAAAGGTTATAATAATATTTTTGATAAGTGCAGGGAGATTATAAAAAATACAAAAAATGAACTTTTTATTCAAATTTGGCAGGATGATATAGATGAAATTTTTGAAGGATTAAAATTATTAGAATCAAACAAAATTGATCCTCTGGTTATTTTGTACAGTGCAGAGCATAAATATGATGTTGATTTGAACATCTTGTATAAGCATGGGTTCGAAAGTGAAAAACTTAAAGATATTCCTGGAAGATGGGTTACTATAGTCTCCGATTCAAATGAAGTATTATTTGGCTGCATAGAAAATAATAAGATATGTGAAGTTATTTGGACACAGAACTATGCAATGGTTTTTATGGCTAAGGAATATGTGAAACATGATGCTTATTGTCTTAAGCTTATAAAATCAGTCCATAACTCCGATAATGAAGAATTGAAGAAATCGGTGGGCAATATTAGAGATATTTTCGAAAAAATATAG
- a CDS encoding ornithine cyclodeaminase family protein, translating to MLLLTKHDIENVFNMKNAIDSDKTAFKLFSQDKSVVPLRTNIDIPKFSGQSLFMPAYVEDIDSIGIKIVSVFPKNVEKGIPSVPAKMILMDGKTGDVCCIMDGTYLTQLRTGAGCGAATDVLAVKDAKKGALIGTGGQAECQLEAMLTVRKLKSVKVFDMNLERAQEFCIKMSEKFAKFGTEISFAKTTQEAIENADIITTVTTSKMPVIDGQYVKKGAHINAVGSYTPVMQEIDEYTIKNADKVFVDSKEAVLSESGDLIIPIDKGIIDKSRIDGEIGQVLLGKIEGRKNDNEITIYKTVGIAVMDVVTAYDIYNCALKMHIGTVIEL from the coding sequence ATGTTATTACTTACAAAACATGATATAGAAAATGTATTCAATATGAAAAATGCAATTGATTCAGACAAAACTGCCTTTAAATTATTCTCACAGGATAAAAGTGTGGTGCCACTTAGAACAAACATTGATATTCCAAAATTTTCAGGTCAAAGCCTGTTTATGCCCGCTTATGTGGAGGACATAGACAGTATAGGAATAAAGATAGTTTCTGTATTCCCAAAGAATGTTGAAAAGGGAATTCCTTCAGTACCAGCAAAAATGATACTAATGGATGGAAAAACTGGTGATGTCTGTTGCATAATGGATGGAACATATCTTACTCAATTAAGAACAGGAGCGGGCTGCGGTGCTGCCACTGATGTGCTTGCAGTTAAGGATGCTAAAAAAGGAGCGCTCATAGGCACTGGTGGACAAGCTGAATGCCAATTAGAAGCAATGTTAACAGTACGAAAGCTTAAATCTGTAAAAGTATTTGACATGAATTTAGAAAGGGCTCAAGAGTTTTGCATAAAAATGTCTGAAAAATTTGCTAAATTCGGCACAGAAATAAGTTTTGCAAAAACAACACAGGAAGCTATTGAAAATGCAGATATAATAACCACTGTAACAACTTCAAAAATGCCTGTTATTGATGGGCAATATGTAAAAAAAGGTGCTCACATAAATGCGGTAGGCTCATACACTCCGGTTATGCAGGAAATAGATGAATATACAATAAAAAATGCGGATAAAGTATTTGTTGACTCTAAAGAAGCAGTTCTTTCGGAATCAGGAGATCTTATAATACCAATAGATAAAGGTATTATTGATAAAAGCAGAATAGACGGAGAAATTGGGCAAGTTCTGCTAGGAAAGATTGAAGGAAGAAAAAATGATAATGAAATCACCATTTATAAAACAGTAGGAATAGCCGTTATGGATGTTGTAACTGCATATGATATTTACAACTGTGCTTTAAAAATGCACATAGGAACAGTTATAGAGTTATAA
- a CDS encoding small, acid-soluble spore protein, alpha/beta type, whose amino-acid sequence MDEKIEYAKSKTDQAKMLGVKIPEDGYWGDYSSKICGSVGGAMSDNSTKGDVATSNEK is encoded by the coding sequence ATGGATGAAAAAATAGAATATGCTAAAAGTAAAACTGACCAAGCTAAGATGTTGGGGGTAAAAATACCTGAGGATGGATACTGGGGTGATTATAGCTCGAAAATTTGTGGCAGTGTTGGTGGGGCTATGAGTGACAATTCTACAAAAGGTGATGTTGCAACATCCAATGAGAAATAA
- a CDS encoding PAS domain-containing sensor histidine kinase, which yields MSNSTLDKENYEKMVNLTPQILCMAFLSGRIKYANPAFNNVFGYSNDEVNELNIFSIIHPDDKNSLNNTLLLAQKGQQDIVNLEFRYMCKNGNFKWISWNIKFEWDEGLIYGAGRDVSNKRALEQTVYESNKKLNAIIENISEALFIFDKDGNYTTLNKSARDIFPSTSDNFSRLGVSLKENNYYDISGNLIHHDDMPGFRIIRGEKISGYRVMKTNNNSITFYDINGTPIYDDRGHFIAGIQCLNNVTETVLHEEILQSQFNLLHKTIDTLDLPFIRLSYPDFSITDINQKALNIIEGLNPEMNSIDIVKGQNYTDIITEFDKTDVFYHFQMIKEKKETSYIKYKELIVSGKKIFVNVLYQPILGLEGNIQQVIAIILDITKETRDKLQLEKNLKMQEEFFINISHELKTPLNVIFSTTQLFGLYMKNNSLIENQDKLEKYIDVITQNCNRQSKLVNNLVDLSKIQSGFFRLHMSNANIVSVVEELVQSVSEYVENKGLKLVFDTDIEEKNIACDPTNIERVMLNLISNAIKFSMAGDEIFVNIHDKVDSVEISVKDTGIGIESDYLDVIFERFKQVDKSLSRNAEGSGIGLCLVKSIVELHGGKISLESEIGKGSKFTIEFPSRLIAVPYDTIENKSIRSELQTINIEFSDIYS from the coding sequence TTGAGTAATTCAACATTAGATAAAGAAAATTATGAAAAAATGGTAAACTTAACTCCACAAATTTTATGCATGGCTTTTTTAAGTGGCCGAATTAAATATGCAAATCCTGCTTTTAATAATGTTTTTGGATATAGTAATGATGAAGTAAATGAGTTAAATATATTTTCTATCATACATCCAGATGATAAAAATAGCCTGAATAACACATTATTATTAGCTCAGAAAGGGCAACAAGATATAGTAAATTTAGAATTTAGATATATGTGCAAGAATGGAAATTTTAAATGGATTTCATGGAATATAAAATTTGAGTGGGATGAAGGACTTATCTATGGAGCTGGGCGCGATGTAAGTAATAAGAGGGCCCTAGAACAAACGGTATATGAGAGCAATAAAAAATTAAATGCAATTATTGAAAATATATCTGAGGCATTATTCATTTTTGATAAGGATGGTAACTACACTACATTAAATAAATCAGCAAGGGATATATTCCCTTCTACATCTGATAACTTTAGTAGGCTAGGAGTGAGTCTTAAAGAAAATAACTATTACGATATTTCTGGGAATTTAATTCATCATGATGATATGCCAGGTTTTAGAATAATAAGAGGCGAGAAAATATCAGGGTATAGAGTAATGAAAACTAATAATAATAGTATTACTTTTTATGATATAAATGGTACTCCCATTTATGATGATAGGGGACATTTTATTGCAGGAATACAATGTTTGAATAATGTTACAGAAACTGTATTACATGAAGAAATATTGCAAAGTCAATTTAACCTTCTACACAAGACTATAGATACCCTTGATTTACCATTTATAAGATTATCATATCCTGATTTTAGTATAACTGACATTAATCAAAAGGCATTAAATATTATAGAGGGATTAAACCCTGAAATGAACTCTATTGATATTGTTAAAGGACAAAATTATACAGATATCATCACCGAGTTTGATAAAACTGATGTTTTTTATCATTTTCAAATGATTAAAGAAAAGAAAGAAACATCATACATAAAATATAAGGAGTTAATTGTATCTGGGAAAAAAATATTTGTAAATGTATTATACCAACCAATACTTGGACTAGAGGGTAACATTCAACAAGTAATAGCAATTATACTTGACATAACTAAAGAAACAAGGGATAAGCTTCAACTGGAAAAGAACTTAAAAATGCAGGAAGAATTTTTCATAAATATTTCCCATGAGCTTAAAACCCCTTTAAATGTTATATTTAGCACCACTCAATTATTTGGCTTATACATGAAAAATAATTCCTTAATTGAAAATCAAGATAAGCTTGAGAAGTATATTGATGTTATAACGCAAAACTGTAATAGGCAGTCAAAATTAGTTAATAACCTAGTAGATTTATCCAAAATTCAATCTGGCTTTTTTCGATTACATATGTCCAATGCAAATATAGTTAGTGTGGTTGAGGAGCTTGTTCAATCTGTTTCGGAATATGTTGAAAATAAAGGATTAAAGCTCGTTTTTGATACTGACATAGAGGAGAAAAACATTGCTTGTGACCCCACTAATATTGAAAGGGTCATGCTAAATCTTATTTCAAATGCAATTAAATTTTCTATGGCAGGAGATGAAATATTCGTAAATATACACGATAAAGTTGATAGTGTTGAAATATCTGTAAAAGATACAGGTATAGGAATTGAAAGTGATTACTTAGATGTTATATTTGAAAGATTTAAGCAGGTTGATAAGTCACTTTCTCGAAATGCCGAGGGAAGTGGTATAGGCTTATGTCTTGTTAAATCAATTGTTGAACTACATGGTGGAAAGATTAGCCTAGAAAGTGAAATAGGAAAAGGTAGCAAATTTACAATAGAATTCCCTAGCAGACTAATAGCAGTACCATATGACACAATTGAAAATAAAAGCATAAGAAGTGAACTTCAAACAATTAACATTGAGTTTTCTGATATTTATTCATAA
- a CDS encoding amidohydrolase has translation MNNHNQLLCIDLRHKLHKNAEISGNENKTMEILIDFLRNNTKFTIVMKDGYFIAKKIVCEDAMNIAFRADMDAITMTEITDIEYKSKNPTAAHKCGHDGHCAILAGLALEIEESPLNNKNIFLIFQPSEEVGEGARKIVQDAFLVENKIDEIYSLHNIPGYKRGSVLYKKDVFACASKGIIIALKGKPSHAAYPEYGINPSYAAADIINFLNNSTKSNIYSGMVLCTIVNINIGERTFGTAAASGEILLTLRGENEADLMSLQNHILKFVEQCCIEHKIHFKISFSDEFPETRNNEECINKIIEVCKNNDYSYEELQCPFRWSEDFGYYLKNVKGAMFGLGDGKLQPQLHTANYDFPDSIIKTGVDIFYSIAASK, from the coding sequence ATGAATAATCACAATCAGCTTCTATGTATAGATTTAAGGCATAAACTTCATAAAAATGCTGAAATTTCAGGAAATGAAAATAAAACTATGGAGATATTAATAGATTTCCTAAGAAATAATACTAAGTTCACTATAGTTATGAAAGACGGATATTTTATAGCGAAAAAAATAGTGTGCGAAGATGCCATGAATATTGCCTTTAGAGCAGATATGGATGCAATTACTATGACAGAAATAACGGATATTGAATATAAATCCAAAAATCCAACAGCCGCTCATAAATGCGGCCATGATGGACATTGTGCAATATTAGCAGGACTAGCCTTAGAAATAGAGGAATCACCCTTAAATAATAAAAATATTTTTTTAATATTTCAACCTTCTGAAGAAGTGGGTGAAGGTGCTAGAAAAATAGTCCAGGATGCTTTTTTAGTGGAAAATAAAATTGATGAAATATATTCACTCCATAATATTCCTGGGTATAAGAGAGGAAGCGTTCTTTATAAGAAAGATGTATTTGCTTGTGCCTCAAAAGGAATTATAATTGCACTGAAGGGGAAGCCATCTCATGCAGCTTATCCTGAATATGGCATAAACCCCTCCTATGCTGCTGCAGATATAATTAATTTTTTAAATAATAGTACAAAATCCAATATCTATAGTGGAATGGTTCTTTGCACTATCGTTAATATCAATATAGGAGAAAGAACCTTTGGAACAGCTGCAGCTTCTGGTGAGATTCTGTTAACACTACGAGGAGAGAATGAAGCTGATTTAATGAGCCTTCAAAACCACATATTAAAATTTGTGGAGCAGTGTTGTATCGAACATAAAATCCACTTCAAAATAAGTTTTTCTGATGAGTTTCCAGAGACAAGGAATAATGAGGAGTGTATTAATAAAATAATAGAAGTTTGCAAAAATAATGATTATAGTTATGAAGAGCTTCAATGTCCCTTTAGATGGTCTGAGGACTTCGGATATTATTTAAAAAATGTAAAGGGTGCAATGTTTGGACTAGGTGATGGTAAATTACAGCCCCAGCTTCATACTGCTAATTATGATTTCCCAGATAGTATCATTAAAACTGGTGTGGATATTTTTTATAGCATTGCAGCATCCAAATAA
- a CDS encoding dipeptide epimerase: MKITNIKIGRISVPLRTPFKTALRTVNSVEDVIVEIHTDTGNIGFGEAPPTGVITGDTTGAIIGAIEDHIKKTILGMKIENFEDIMLKLQNCVLKNTSAKAAVDIALYDLYGQLYGAPLYKLLGGYRSEIVTDITISVNDPEEMAKDSLDAINRGYSTLKIKVGKDSTRDMERMKAIRKAVGYDVNLRIDANQGWKPKEAVNVLRKMEDAGLQIEFVEQPVSAYDIDGLKFVTDNVYIPVLADESVFSPLDALHILQRRAADFINIKLMKTGGIYNALKICSIAEIYGVECMIGCMLEAKVSVTAAVHLACAKSIITKIDLDGPVLCSEDPVNGGAIFNESKIILTDAPGLGIKSINY, translated from the coding sequence ATGAAGATAACCAATATAAAAATAGGACGGATATCTGTTCCACTTAGGACACCATTTAAAACTGCATTAAGAACCGTAAATAGTGTGGAGGATGTGATAGTGGAAATACACACTGACACTGGTAATATAGGTTTTGGAGAAGCACCACCAACAGGAGTTATAACAGGGGATACTACAGGAGCAATAATAGGGGCTATAGAAGATCATATAAAGAAAACTATACTAGGTATGAAAATAGAAAATTTTGAGGATATAATGTTAAAATTACAAAACTGTGTTTTAAAGAACACAAGTGCAAAGGCTGCAGTTGATATAGCGCTATATGATTTATATGGACAGTTGTATGGAGCACCACTATACAAGTTGTTAGGTGGATATAGAAGTGAAATAGTAACAGACATAACTATAAGCGTAAATGATCCTGAAGAAATGGCAAAGGATAGTTTAGATGCTATAAATAGAGGTTATAGTACTTTGAAAATAAAGGTAGGAAAAGATTCCACGCGAGACATGGAAAGAATGAAAGCAATAAGAAAGGCTGTAGGTTATGATGTTAATCTTAGAATTGACGCAAATCAAGGGTGGAAGCCAAAGGAAGCTGTAAACGTATTAAGAAAAATGGAGGATGCAGGGCTACAAATTGAGTTTGTAGAACAACCAGTCTCTGCATATGATATAGATGGATTAAAATTTGTAACAGATAATGTATATATACCTGTTTTAGCAGATGAAAGCGTATTTTCTCCATTGGACGCTTTGCATATTCTGCAAAGGAGAGCTGCAGATTTTATAAATATAAAACTTATGAAAACAGGTGGCATATATAACGCTCTTAAAATATGTTCCATAGCAGAAATCTATGGAGTTGAATGTATGATAGGCTGTATGCTTGAAGCAAAGGTAAGTGTAACTGCTGCTGTGCATTTAGCTTGTGCAAAAAGTATTATCACTAAAATTGATTTGGATGGTCCTGTTTTATGCAGTGAAGACCCAGTAAATGGAGGAGCAATATTTAATGAATCCAAAATAATACTTACAGATGCACCAGGACTGGGGATAAAATCTATAAATTATTAG
- the yjeM gene encoding glutamate/gamma-aminobutyrate family transporter YjeM, with product MSEKVISKKHLTLVSLVLMIFTSVYGFNNIPRSFYKMGYAAIPWYILSGITFFIPFAFMMAEFGAAFKDEKGGIYSWMAKSVGAKFAFMGTFMWYASYVIWMVNVASTVWIPISNAIFGTDTTKTWGLLGLTGPKFLGILGICWIIFVTFISTKGLDKIKKVTSLGGSAVALLNIVLLIGAILVFIGTHGHLAQPIVGISSFIDSPNPKYVGNILQSFAFVVFAIFAYGGIEVVGGLVDETENAEKNFPKGVVISAIVISIGYSLGIFLVGIFTNWSSVMNDKSVNLANAGYVVMANLGYSLGNAFGASQATSIAMGHGVARFVGLSMFLALSGAFFTLMFSPLKQLIEGTPAKLWPGKMGEMKNGMPQNAMWVQAALVCIMIFLVSVVGGDSMKKFIEILVSMTNVAMTLPYMFIAFAFAPFKKNKAIVKPFEIFKTDRSALIWTVVVIFTVGFANFFSIIQPALEGDLPTTIWSVAGPVFFAVVAWVMYNNYEKKHLNKSL from the coding sequence ATGTCGGAAAAAGTAATAAGCAAAAAACATTTAACATTGGTATCATTGGTCTTAATGATTTTTACATCAGTTTATGGATTTAATAATATCCCTAGATCATTCTATAAAATGGGATATGCTGCTATACCATGGTATATCTTATCAGGAATAACATTCTTTATTCCTTTTGCTTTCATGATGGCTGAGTTTGGTGCAGCTTTCAAGGACGAAAAGGGTGGAATTTACTCATGGATGGCAAAGTCAGTAGGAGCTAAATTTGCTTTTATGGGAACATTCATGTGGTATGCATCCTATGTAATTTGGATGGTTAACGTTGCATCAACAGTTTGGATTCCAATATCAAATGCAATATTTGGTACAGATACAACAAAGACTTGGGGTTTATTGGGATTAACGGGTCCAAAATTTCTAGGAATACTTGGAATATGTTGGATAATATTTGTTACATTTATATCAACTAAGGGATTAGACAAAATTAAAAAAGTAACTTCACTAGGTGGCAGCGCAGTTGCATTGTTAAATATAGTTTTACTTATTGGAGCTATACTAGTATTTATAGGAACTCATGGTCATTTAGCTCAACCAATAGTTGGAATTAGTTCATTCATAGATTCACCAAATCCTAAATATGTTGGGAATATACTTCAATCATTTGCATTCGTAGTATTTGCTATATTTGCTTATGGCGGTATAGAAGTTGTTGGAGGATTGGTTGACGAAACAGAAAATGCTGAAAAAAACTTCCCTAAGGGTGTTGTTATTTCAGCGATTGTTATCTCAATTGGATACTCACTTGGAATATTCCTTGTTGGTATATTCACAAATTGGTCAAGCGTTATGAATGACAAGAGCGTTAACTTAGCTAATGCTGGTTATGTAGTAATGGCTAATCTAGGATATTCTCTTGGTAATGCTTTCGGAGCAAGCCAAGCTACTTCGATAGCAATGGGACATGGTGTAGCTAGATTCGTTGGACTTTCAATGTTCTTAGCTTTATCAGGTGCTTTCTTTACGCTAATGTTCTCACCATTAAAACAATTAATTGAAGGTACTCCAGCTAAATTATGGCCTGGAAAAATGGGAGAAATGAAAAACGGAATGCCTCAAAACGCTATGTGGGTTCAAGCGGCGTTAGTTTGTATTATGATTTTCCTTGTTTCTGTTGTTGGTGGGGATTCTATGAAAAAGTTCATCGAAATATTAGTTTCAATGACTAACGTAGCTATGACTCTTCCATACATGTTTATAGCGTTTGCTTTCGCACCATTTAAGAAAAACAAAGCTATTGTTAAGCCTTTTGAAATATTCAAAACTGACAGAAGTGCTTTAATATGGACAGTAGTAGTTATATTCACTGTTGGATTTGCAAATTTCTTCTCAATAATACAACCAGCACTCGAAGGAGATTTACCAACAACAATTTGGAGTGTAGCTGGACCAGTATTCTTTGCTGTAGTTGCATGGGTAATGTATAACAACTATGAAAAAAAACATCTAAATAAATCTTTATAA